One genomic region from Athalia rosae chromosome 3, iyAthRosa1.1, whole genome shotgun sequence encodes:
- the LOC105683421 gene encoding general transcription factor IIH subunit 2, producing MADEDDGKEYRWETGYEKTWEAIKEDDDGLLEGAVADIIQRAKRKRQSEKQGGARLGMMRHLYIILDCSEAMSNQDLKPTRLLCSIKLLEDFIDEFFDQNPISQLGLIVTRNKRAEKLSELGGNPKKHIKELKGLHLSALTGEPSIQNSLELALKSLRLLPSHASREILLLLGSLTTCDPGDISVTIDSMKSEGVRCSVIGLAAELYVCKRLATATGGEHGVVLDDKHYKEQLSIHVDPPAAATRLDSALVKMGFPHHALHSTTETPMTMCMCHVESSEDESRLVTAGYLCPQCLSKHCELPVECRACGLTLVSAPHLARSYHHLFPVENYKEVPYEGSPTICSGCRKPFTQLDKKVYMCGKCSQGFCLDCEIFIHETLHTCPGCATNPDTFQISSENVPVN from the exons ATGGCGGATGAAGATGACGGCAAAGAATATCGATGGGAAACGGGATACGAAAAGACTTG gGAGGCGATCAAAGAAGATGATGATGGATTGTTGGAAGGAGCCGTAGCAGATATTATTCAAAGAGCAAAGAGAAAACGACAATCAGAAAAGCAGGGTGGGGCAAGACTGGGAATGATGAGACATCTTTACATTATTCTCGATTGTTCCGAAGCTATGTCAAATCAGGACTTGAAACCAACAAGATTGCTATGCTCTATTAAA CTCTTAGAAGACTTCATTGATGAATTCTTTGACCAAAATCCGATCAGTCAGCTAGGACTCATTGTGACCAGAAACAAACGAGCCGAAAAATTGAGCGAGCTGGGTGGAAATCCTAAAAAACATATCAAG GAACTGAAGGGCTTGCATCTTTCGGCTCTAACGGGTGAACCATCAATTCAAAACTCTTTAGAATTAGCTCTGAAGTCTTTGAGATTATTACCATCACACGCGAGTAGGGaaatattgttgttgttgggaTCCTTAACGACATGTGATCCAGGGGATATAAGTGTAACAATAGAT AGTATGAAGTCTGAAGGAGTGCGATGCAGCGTTATTGGTTTAGCTGCTGAATTATACGTCTGTAAACGCTTGGCAACTGCAACTGGTGGTGAACACGGTGTGGTTTTAGACGATAAACATTATAAAGAACAGTTGAGTATTCATGTGGATCCACCAGCCGCTGCAACTAGATTAGATTCTGCCCTAGTTAAAATGGGCTTTCCCCATCACGCCCTACACTCAACAACTGAAACTCCCATGACAATGTGCATGTG CCACGTAGAAAGCTCTGAGGATGAGAGCAGGCTGGTAACAGCTGGTTACTTGTGTCCACAATGTCTCAGTAAACATTGCGAACTACCAGTGGAATGTCGGGCTTGTGGTCTGACTCTTGTATCTGCTCCACATTTAGCCCGTTCCTATCACCATTTATTCCCGGTTGAAAACTATAAGGAAGTACCATATGAGGGCTCCCCTACAATATGCTCTGGCTGTAGGAAGCCTTTCACGCAGCTGGATAAAAAG GTGTACATGTGCGGAAAATGCAGTCAAGGATTCTGTTTAGATTGCGAAATCTTCATCCATGAAACACTACATACCTGCCCTGGATGCGCAACAAATCCAGATACTTTTCAAATATCGTCAGAGAATGTTCCAGTTAATTAG